TATAGATGCTAGTGAAGCTTTAAAAATTGGTTTAGTTAACAAAATCTTTTTAGTTGATGAATTGATTTCTAAATCTGAAGAGATGTTAGTTAAGATTTTATCAAAAGGTCCTATTGCTGTTAAGAATACCCTAAAAGCATGCGTTAGTTCTCCTAATTTAATAATTTCTGAAGGTGTAAAATTAGAATCTACATTATTTGGTGAAACATGTGGATCAAATGATTTTAAAGAAGGAACTAAAGCATTTTTAGAAAAAAGAAACCCTAATTTTACCGGTAAATAAACTCATGAAAATTGCTGTTTATCCAGGAACTTTTGATCCAATTACAAATGGGCATATTGATATAATTGAAAGAGCAACTAACATTTTTGATAAAGTGATAGTTGCCCTAGCTATTAATAATAGTAAACAGACATTATTTTCAGAAACTGAAAGATTTAATCTTGCTGTTGAATCATTAGCTAATTATGAAAATGTAGAAGTTAAATTATGTGCAACTTTACTTGTTGATTTTGCTATAAAAGAACAAGCAAGCTCTATTCTACGTGGCTTAAGAGCTGTTAGTGATTTCGAATATGAAATGCAAATGGCTTTAATGAATCGTAAACTTCAAAATAAAATTGCAACTATTTTTATGATGCCTAATGAGAAATATACTTACTTAAATTCTTCAATAATTAGAGAATTAGCAAAGTTCAATGCTGATGTATCTGAGTTTGTTCCAGATTGTGTTATAAGAGAATTAATATCTAAATTCCCTTAGTCTCTTAAAATTACCTAGCTTCAAGTACACTATCCTCAAGTCTTTTACTTTTATACCTAGCATAATTACTTTTAATTTGCACTACCTCTAAAGTAGGATATTTTAATGCAGTGAGGTAACCACCATAAACACATCCAGTATCAATACCAATTGAGTTTGAATTTACATAAGGTATTTTATAAACTTGATGACCAAATACAACAAGCTCAGGTCCTTTGTAACCCACTGCCCAATCTACTCTTTCAGGGTATCCATCAATTGTTTTGTTACCAGTGATTGGACCATACATTGTATAAGCTCTTATTTCGTGGGGAGAAGCTGATTTTAGCTCATTATGCCAAGCAGCATGAGCTACGACAAGTTTGTTATCATTACATATTACTGCTAATGGAGCATTTTCATAAAAAGCAATTAATTCATTTATCAATATATTTCTCTTTTCATCATCTAATAAATTGATTTCATTAATTGACTCTTCAAGTCCATGATTCACTTCAACATTTCTGCCTAAAAGCCATTTGTAAAATTTCCAATCATGATTCCCAAGTACACATAAAGCATAACCAAGTTTGCACAATCTAAGTACTAACATTAAAGTATCTACAATTTTTTCACCTCTATCAACTAAATCTCCAACAAAAATAAGTTTTGGGTTCTCATTTGATTTAACATTAGAGTTTATTATGTCATTGTGACCTAACTTTTTTAATAACTCAATTAACTCATCATAACATCCATGCACATCCCCAATGATATCGCAATTCACAATATCGTTTTTAAGCTCGAATCTTTGAGTGTTGTTTTGAGGAAAATTTGACATTTAATAAATGGTAATTATTTAATTAAGATAATTTAAGTGATTCAAATATTGAAAGATAATTGTCATATCGTCCTTCATCAATTTTACCAGACTCAACTGCTTTTATTACAGCACATTCTGGTTCATGTGTATGAGTACACGGTTTGAATTTGCAATTTTGAAGAAAATCTTTAAACTCAACAAAATATCCATCAAGCTCTTCTGGTAACAAATCCCAAATTCCAAACTCCCTTAAACCAGGTGTATCAGCTAACCTTCCACCAGATTTAAGTTCCAATAATTTTGAGCCTATTGTTGTGTGTCTTCCTCTTGAATCACTAACCCTAACCTCTCCAACTTTTTGATCATTATTTTTAGTTAAAATATTTGCTAAGGTACTTTTACCAACCCCTGATTGACCGATTAGGGAAGAAATTTTATTTTTTAAAACTTTCTGAAGCTCTTTAATCCCAGTTTTTTTTAAACAACTAATAAATAATAATTTGTATCCTAATTTATTATATATTTCCATTTCTTCATATATCATATCTTTTAACTCACCACTTATTGAATCTATTTTATTTAAAACTATTATAGGTTCAACCTCACCTAAAAGAGCTGCAACGATAAATCTATCAATTATATTTCTACGAAAATCAGGTCTATCAGCTGATATTAAACAAACCAATGAATCAATATTTGCTGCAATAACTTGCTCGGTATTATTATCTTTTCGAGTTTTCCTTCCAAGATGTGTTTTTCTTTTTTCAATATAGCATATCAATCCTCTAAAATCATCAATCCTTTGTACTCTAACTTTATCTCCAATTACAACAATTGTTGAGTTATCATTATCACCCGAAACTCCCCTTTTTATTTGGCAACTTATTATTATCTTTTCGTTTTTATCTACTTTTTTACTTTTATCAACATTAATATCAATTGTATTTGATTCCTTATTCAGAAAACTTTCATTTTTGTTAAAATTAGTTTTAATAATTTTACTCTTATCATTTTGTTGACCTAACAACTCCACAAAATATTTTCCACTTTCACATTGTATAACTAATCCCAAAGGTAAATTATCATAATCATCAATTCTTGAAATATCAATATTTTTTGGTTTAATTTTTTGTTTATTTTCAAATTTATCTTCATCAAAAGAGCGATGTTTATTGAAACTTCGCTCTCCTTTTATCCAGTCTTTTCTAACTTTATTTAATTTATCTTTCTTATTATACATTATAATAACTTTATAATAAATTCGTGATAACAAAAATAAGTTATTATCTTTTGATTTTATTCAATTCTCAAACTAATTTTTTTTAAAAAAATCTAATCTCTTAATATATTTAATCTCGAAATTTTATGAAAAAAATTGTTATTACTGGTGGAACCGGATTAATTGGTAAACAGTTGATCAAAATACTCTGCGATAGAGGTGATGAAGTAATTGCATTTGTTAGAGATATAAAAAAAGCTAATCTACCAATAGAAGTAAAATTAATTGAATGGTCAAGTGGAATGAATGTTGGGAAATGGGTAGATTCAATTGATGGGACAGATGCTATTATAAATTTAGCAGGATCGCCAGTTGCTACAAAATGGACAGAACAACATAAAATTGATATTTATAATAGTCGGGTAAATGGTACTAGAATATTAGTTGAGGCAATTAAAATGGCCAAAAAGAAACCATCTGTGTTAATTAATGGAAGTGCAATTGGTTATTATGGCACTCATTCTTCAAAAGTTTTTGATGAAACTTCACCAGCTGGAAACGATTTCCTAGGAACGGTTTGTAAGAGTTGGGAAGATGAGGCTTTTAAAGCCGAAGAACTTGGGGTTAGAGTTACAACAATTAGAACAGGAGTTGTCTTAGATTTAAAAGGAGGTGCTTTACCAAAACAAATTACTCCATTCAAAATGTTTGTTGGTGGTCCAATTTTACCTGGAACTCAACCTTACCCTTGGATTCACATTGAAGATGAATTAGGAATAATATTATGGGCTTTAGATAATGAGAATGTAAAAGGTCCTATCAATGCAACAGCCCCAGATTCAGTAAATAATAAGGAATTTAGCAAAGCACTTGCAAAATCTTTAAAAAGACCTTGTTTATTTCCAGTTCCTTCACTTCCAATGAAAATTCTATTTGGAGAAGGAGCAATAATAGTTTTAGAAGGGCAAAAAGCAATCCCAAAGAAAGCTCTAGAACTAGGTTACAAATTTAAATTTGATAAGTTATCATTAGCTTTAAGAAATTTAATTCAATAATATTAATAAAGTATAAAAATATAAGTTTTAGTCTTACTCAGTAAAAAAACTCTCAATATGAAATTCAAATTGAGAGTTTTTTCAATTTAAAATAAAAATTAAATAGATGATAATTTAATTCTATTTAATGCACGAATTCTAGCTGATTCAGCCCGAATAACATCTATACTTACGTTACGAGTTCTATGGTATTCACGAATTCTTTCCTCTGCTCTAAGCTTAGCTTGTTCGGCTCTATGTTTGTCAATTTCGGCAGTGTTTTCAGCACCTTCAACAATAATCATTAACTTATCATTTTTTACTTCTGCAAACCCACCAGAAACTGAGAATATAATTTCTTTGCTATCAACTGAAACAATTTTAACTCCTCCAATTTCAAGTTGTGAAACTAATGGTGCATGTTTATGTAAAACTTGATAAGGTGCTGGGTTACCAGGAACAGTGACAATTAAAGCATCTCCGCTAAATACTTGACCTTGAGGAGTAATTATTTCAACGTGAAAACTATGATTAGAAAGCATATAAATTATTTAATATATTCTATTTATCAATTAACAAAATGATTAGATGATTTTTTACTAAATCCTTATTCTATAAACAAAAAATAATAAGTATTAAGCGTTTATTTTAGAAGCTTTTTCTTGTGCTTCTTCAAATGTACCAACATATCGGAATGAGTCTTCAGGCATATCATCAGCATCACCATTTAATATTTTCTCAAAACCTGAAATAGTATCTTCTAATTTAACATATCTTCCTTGTAAACCTGTAAATTGTTCTGCAACAAAGAATGGTTGAGATAAAAACATTTGAATTTTTCTAGCACGATAAACTGTTAATCTATCTTCATCTGAAAGTTCATCCATTCCAAGAATTGAAATAATATCTTGAAGATCTTTATAAGCTTGAAGAATTTTCTTTGTGTTCATGGCGCAATTATAATGCCTATCTCCTAAAATAATTGGGTCAAGAATGATTGATGTTGAAGATAATGGATCAACAGCAGGATATAGACCTAACTCTGCAATTTGTCTGGAAAGTACTGTTGTTGCATCAAGATGTGCAAATGTATTAGCAGGTGCGGGATCTGTTAAATCATCTGCAGGTACATAAACAGCTTGAACTGAGGTAATTGAACCTTTATTTGTTGATGCAATTCTTTCTTGTAATGCACCCATTTCAGAAGCCAATGTTGGCTGATAACCCACAGCTGAAGGCATACGACCAAGTAAAGCTGAAACCTCAGAGCCCGCTTGAGTAAAACGGAATACATTATCAATGAAAAGGAGTACATCTCGTCCTTCTTCATCTCGAAAATATTCAGCAAATGTTAAAGCTGTAAGTGCAACTCTAGCACGTGCTCCAGGTGGTTCATTCATCTGACCAAAAACAAGAACACATTTATCTAATACTGTTGAACCATCTGCGAGAACGGCTTCACTCATTTCTAAATATAAATCTTTTCCTTCACGAGTACGTTCACCTACACCTCCAAAAACAGAATAACCCCCATGCTGCTTTGCTATGTTATTTATCAATTCTAAAATTACAACTGTTTTACCTACTCCAGCCCCTCCAAAAAGTCCAGTTTTACCCCCTTTTGTGTAAGGTTCTAATAAATCAATAACTTTTATTCCAGTTTCAAACATCTCCTTTTTTGTAGATAGTACATCAAATGCAGGAGCAGAACGGTGAATTGGGTATTTCATTTTAAATTCTATTGGACCCTTATTATCAATTGGCTCACCTATTACATTAATAAGTCTTCCTAAAGCTCCAGGACCTACAGGAGCTGTAATAGGTCCTCCAGTATCAATTGCCTTTACTCCACGAGCAAGACCATCAGTAGAATCCATAGCTACTGTTCTAACACGATTTTCACCTAAATGCTGCTGAACTTCACAAATCAGATCCTGATTTTGTCCTTCAGTATTTGTAAATGGAATTTTAACTGCATTAAGAATTGGAGGAAGTGTTCCATTCGGAAACTCAACGTCAACAACTGCACCAATTATCTGTGCTACTCTACCTTCGTTCATACTAAAAAATATTTTATTGTAAATTTATAACTTAAGATATAATTACTAAATAGATGCTGTTTTGAATAATTTTTCAAAGCTGAGCATTTTAAAGTTGCAAATTTACGAAAGCGATTGCTTTAGGCAATTCTATTTTTTAAAGATTCAAAATTATATAGTCAAACTATATTGATTTAAATGGATTTAAAATAATTGTTATCAAATAAAACTCATAAATATATAAACATTTATTCTTTTCTTGATCTCCCAATAGAAAAATATTTAAACCCTTTATACTCAATATCTTCAGTTCTAAATAAGTTACGACCGTCAAAAATTACAGGCTCATTCAAATCTAATTTCAACATTTCAAAATCAGGATTTCTAAACTCGTTCCATTCTGTTAATATCAGTAATGAATCG
Above is a window of Chlorobiota bacterium DNA encoding:
- the atpC gene encoding ATP synthase F1 subunit epsilon, which encodes MLSNHSFHVEIITPQGQVFSGDALIVTVPGNPAPYQVLHKHAPLVSQLEIGGVKIVSVDSKEIIFSVSGGFAEVKNDKLMIIVEGAENTAEIDKHRAEQAKLRAEERIREYHRTRNVSIDVIRAESARIRALNRIKLSSI
- the atpD gene encoding F0F1 ATP synthase subunit beta, encoding MNEGRVAQIIGAVVDVEFPNGTLPPILNAVKIPFTNTEGQNQDLICEVQQHLGENRVRTVAMDSTDGLARGVKAIDTGGPITAPVGPGALGRLINVIGEPIDNKGPIEFKMKYPIHRSAPAFDVLSTKKEMFETGIKVIDLLEPYTKGGKTGLFGGAGVGKTVVILELINNIAKQHGGYSVFGGVGERTREGKDLYLEMSEAVLADGSTVLDKCVLVFGQMNEPPGARARVALTALTFAEYFRDEEGRDVLLFIDNVFRFTQAGSEVSALLGRMPSAVGYQPTLASEMGALQERIASTNKGSITSVQAVYVPADDLTDPAPANTFAHLDATTVLSRQIAELGLYPAVDPLSSTSIILDPIILGDRHYNCAMNTKKILQAYKDLQDIISILGMDELSDEDRLTVYRARKIQMFLSQPFFVAEQFTGLQGRYVKLEDTISGFEKILNGDADDMPEDSFRYVGTFEEAQEKASKINA
- a CDS encoding metallophosphoesterase, whose product is MSNFPQNNTQRFELKNDIVNCDIIGDVHGCYDELIELLKKLGHNDIINSNVKSNENPKLIFVGDLVDRGEKIVDTLMLVLRLCKLGYALCVLGNHDWKFYKWLLGRNVEVNHGLEESINEINLLDDEKRNILINELIAFYENAPLAVICNDNKLVVAHAAWHNELKSASPHEIRAYTMYGPITGNKTIDGYPERVDWAVGYKGPELVVFGHQVYKIPYVNSNSIGIDTGCVYGGYLTALKYPTLEVVQIKSNYARYKSKRLEDSVLEAR
- a CDS encoding TIGR01777 family protein, whose protein sequence is MKKIVITGGTGLIGKQLIKILCDRGDEVIAFVRDIKKANLPIEVKLIEWSSGMNVGKWVDSIDGTDAIINLAGSPVATKWTEQHKIDIYNSRVNGTRILVEAIKMAKKKPSVLINGSAIGYYGTHSSKVFDETSPAGNDFLGTVCKSWEDEAFKAEELGVRVTTIRTGVVLDLKGGALPKQITPFKMFVGGPILPGTQPYPWIHIEDELGIILWALDNENVKGPINATAPDSVNNKEFSKALAKSLKRPCLFPVPSLPMKILFGEGAIIVLEGQKAIPKKALELGYKFKFDKLSLALRNLIQ
- the coaD gene encoding pantetheine-phosphate adenylyltransferase, translating into MKIAVYPGTFDPITNGHIDIIERATNIFDKVIVALAINNSKQTLFSETERFNLAVESLANYENVEVKLCATLLVDFAIKEQASSILRGLRAVSDFEYEMQMALMNRKLQNKIATIFMMPNEKYTYLNSSIIRELAKFNADVSEFVPDCVIRELISKFP
- the rsgA gene encoding ribosome small subunit-dependent GTPase A; amino-acid sequence: MYNKKDKLNKVRKDWIKGERSFNKHRSFDEDKFENKQKIKPKNIDISRIDDYDNLPLGLVIQCESGKYFVELLGQQNDKSKIIKTNFNKNESFLNKESNTIDINVDKSKKVDKNEKIIISCQIKRGVSGDNDNSTIVVIGDKVRVQRIDDFRGLICYIEKRKTHLGRKTRKDNNTEQVIAANIDSLVCLISADRPDFRRNIIDRFIVAALLGEVEPIIVLNKIDSISGELKDMIYEEMEIYNKLGYKLLFISCLKKTGIKELQKVLKNKISSLIGQSGVGKSTLANILTKNNDQKVGEVRVSDSRGRHTTIGSKLLELKSGGRLADTPGLREFGIWDLLPEELDGYFVEFKDFLQNCKFKPCTHTHEPECAVIKAVESGKIDEGRYDNYLSIFESLKLS